The sequence TGATAAGTACTAGGCTTGTGTTTTATTCTCTCAGAAGTTACAGTTCAACTGTAGGGTCACAAGAGAGATGAGGGTGGGTTGACCACTCAAAGACATCGCTTTTCATTCAGGCCACTTTGACTGTTTTTGATTCATATAATTCCATTCAACTCTATGCGTTCTGAAGAATGATGGTGGATCAAGCAAAGTCAATGACAAAGCAAAGCCTGAACCAGAGAGCTAATATTTCCTCTTGCTCAACATCGACCTTCGTGGCATAGCAACAGTGAAAACACTGCAGATAGGGACAGGACTGTGTACACAAGGATATGATTGTTTAGTTTGATCAATGTATGCATTGAATAATCACCGGATAAATGTAGGGTTGGGAGAAAAATGTCACAACCTTGTAATCTTTGCCAGGACTCAATATCTCTGGTTAGATTGTATAGCAGGAGACTCTAGTCTTGGGAAATATTTGGTTAATGACTCAGTAATTGAAGTGCAAGATGCCAGCCATTGGTCAATGTTCATCATTAGCATTGTCCAGTGGGTTTAAGTGCATGTAAATGTGTTGGGATCAGTAATGTCTCCCTCTATATCAGACAGCCATCAACAGCCAGTGATAAGTGTCATTACCTGCAGGCAAATGCAAAACACAGAGACGTGATCTGCACTCACACAGGatacctggggcctcatttataaaacagaCTAACAATCAATTTTGATCTTAAGTATGACTTCACACAGAAAACCACGTATAAGTAGTTATTTATAAAACCTTACTTTGACGTGGAAATGATCTTATCTCTACTCAAAGTCTAGACTTGACGTAGGTGATTTTGCTGCTGGTTATGTAGGGCTATTCTTTTTTTCACTTGCAGTTTGTCAAACCATTTAGATAGGGGTCCTCGCTTCTCATTCCCAATCTCCcgccatccatctatccatccactGCTTAGTTTATGAGTGCCATGGTGCTCTCTGGCTGTTTCCCGCAGAAGAAGTTGTGTGCCAGACGCACGTGGACAGGCACAAAGACGTAGGAGGTGTAGATGACCATGGTCATGGAGGAGAAGACGACAGAGTTGAAGATGGACTGCTCCCAGGGCTCAAGCACATATATGCCTGTGATGAGCAGGTACTGGTAGTACAGCCAGCCCAGGTACTCCTTCAGGTATTGAAAATCCATCCTCATGCTGCTCCAGTGGTCAGGGTGAGGATGGGAGAGGAAGGGGCAGAGAAAGGAACAGAGAgaacgatagagagaggatagggggAGTGATAGGAAGATaggagacagaagacagagacagagggagaaaggaggatgGCAGTGATAATGGCAGCAGGGGACACATAATGGgcataaacacacaaacaaacacacaagacAGACGACACAACATCAATCATGTGGAAAGATATACAGTTAGTCGCTTCACCTGCACTACCTGATAGAATTAAACCTATTTTCCCAGGAGGAAACACCAACTGTAAAAGGGAAAACACTTAGTAGGTGAAAGATGAACTGTGtgggtgttttgtgggtagttcaGTGGTATAACCTCAAGTTTTTGTCGTAGTCTCATTTTAAACCCTAGTCTTCTTCAGCTTTCAATGCACCTGCTACTATGTAATTACCCATGTCTTACATACCTACCATATCCTTGGGGGAGCTAACAATGGAAAATGGTATTAGAAAGCACATTACATGTGGGTCTGTGTTTATTAATGAGAAGGTCCAGGGACAATCACAGCCCGTGGCCCCTGGGGTCTCTCTGGTGGGGAGGCACTGCAGACATTAGCTCCTGAGAGCCCCAGACAAGGTAAATTAAATCTGcatacacgcatgcatgcacagtacatacacacacagtatccCACTCAAACAGCACATGTGGCACCTTTCTTTTTATTGTCAATGCTGTCAAAATGTCCACCACCGTACAGATGGTGGAAAGGAACAGACATTTACTCCATCATAAGGAAGGAGAACAGACATTTACTCCATCATAAGGAAGGAGAACAGACATTTACTCCATCATAAGGAATGAGAACAGACATTTACTCTACTTCCACACAGGGTAGTTGACATTAAGTATCTAAGGGGATAATAGGAAAGCCTCTGTCTCAGAGTCAGTACCTCAGTGTGCGTTGACAGGTGTCAGGTAAACTCAACTGACACCAGTGCACACTTCTTCACCAGAGTAATAGCCTACTCATTAATAAACAGTTATGGACCAAATAGTTAACGACACACACTGTGGCATGTCAATAAATAAACCTAAAATATAATCCAAGCATGTTTGCTTGTTTTCCAGGTCCTATCCTGTCACACAAATAATTATGGCTAAACTAATGCCGTAGAGACATTGTAACAACTGAATAAGCCTCCTCACATTAAGGTAGTCTACATGCTAGCCTACATGCCTATATGACACAATAATAATCTGtaggacaacaaaaaaacaataagGATCATATAAAAGTGAGCTTACCTGTCTGATAACATGCCGCTGTCCGTGCTCCCCCGGTTCAGAGAGAATGGCCTGCTTCCCACTACTGTGGTGTGAACTGCACTACCAGTTCACAAATATAGACTACCTGTAGCAGGTCATACAGTCTACACCACACCCACTACTCTTTACACTCACCCGGCGTTCACGTGGAGTTGGGTATGGGTTTTTAAGGACAGAGCGTTCGGCGCACGTGTCTTCAAACTCTATAAATAAGGTACGATTATTCACAAATGGGACTAATCCATAGTCGTTTAGTCAGTGGAATAGTCATCAAAACTCTGTCCTGCTTTATTGGATAGGAGACACCTGACGCGCGTGTCCGCGCAACTTTTGAATGGCATCCTCAtagagatagaggactctagtgtccaaaagcctgttttagcatgggcagcacccATTTTGAAGTAATCAACTGAgagggacttcctatgggttaaggaaggatcataTAATTATTTATACttgtgagcaaacattccataactgcaggtgtcAGTAAATAGCCAACCTTGGCTtcatacctgttcaaacaacactctccaggtggcagtatgcaccagTATGTTTGAaaactcatagaagtagtagaagaaaaTGGATTACTTCAAATGGAGATGTCCTCTATAGCACTGCCCATGCGCACAGAcaccataatgggacagatacaaaGAAGAGTCCTCTATAATTCTCTACAGGCATCCCCCTCTACTTGCCACACAGGGAATGAAATTCATAATCTCCACTGACTGCAAGTAGACTATGCACTGAATTATCCcttttgaaaactctgtttattaagttttacacacacacagacaagacaaagcaatataaataatatactcaactagaaaaaatacaaataatacataaaaaaaaatagctttaaagataccatactttagacaagttaaacacaccaggcagaaggctacaaagGTTAAAGGGCGATCTATAGTACAGGGACAGAgcaaacacatttacatttaagtcatttagcagacgctcttatccagagcgacttacaaattgttcctgtaaacagtcaagggatggggtggagaaatgcaaccactcacagacagtcaaggccacagaccGACCATCCACTGGatcaaaaataaaaagtttacaatgctttaaaataaaaaatgaataataataattttatgtaggcgtgaacaaaattttaaaaataaaaataactgggaaaaacaagctcacaccttagtctctgcccgggcaagatgaacaaggcatccgcaggtccaaatcaataagcacatcaaccttaatgcccccccccccccccccagaaaaaacacagagaaatgctcatccaacccCTGAGTCACAGGGGGGGTCAAATAGAGACTTATTTgttttaataggaatgccatcagaggatggactgtttaaagtaagaccggaatggagcccaagcctcattaaacagtttggggttcccacgtgaattgaattgaattttttctagtttcagagagcacaacacatctctcacccaatatttataagatgggggagctgccatcttccagttctgtagtattagccgtctagctaaaagagttgtataagcaacagtgtccgactggattcttgacaggggggtacctatgggcagtactccaaaaagggctgtaaggggagagggatctataacagtgtcatatatatcagagaaacatttaaatattaattcccagaaacctgacagtttatgacagccccagaacatatgcaacagtgtggctggttcaattttacatctgacacaggtaggatcaaaatcagagaatattcgtccaagtctggccccagaccagtggatacggtgaaccaccttgaattgaatgagggtgtgtc comes from Salvelinus namaycush isolate Seneca chromosome 34, SaNama_1.0, whole genome shotgun sequence and encodes:
- the LOC120029234 gene encoding serine palmitoyltransferase small subunit B-like, giving the protein MDFQYLKEYLGWLYYQYLLITGIYVLEPWEQSIFNSVVFSSMTMVIYTSYVFVPVHVRLAHNFFCGKQPESTMALIN